DNA from Gammaproteobacteria bacterium:
GTAGTGACTATTCTCGGCCCCACCGGCGTGAACTTCGGTGCAGGTATGACGGGTGGTTTTGCGTTTGTACTGGATCACGACAATAGTTTTGTTGATCGTTTTAATCGCGAATTGATTGATATTCATCGCATCAACACGGAAGCGATGGAAGCGTATCAACATTTCTTGATGGACACTTTGCGCGAACACGTGCGAGAAACTGCGAGTCCTTGGGGGCAACAACTGCTAGAGGATTTTTATGGTTCATTGCACCGCTTCTGGTTAGTCAAACCAAAAGCAACCGAACTAGATTCCTTACTCGAAACACTGCGCGAAGCCGCTTAAACTAGCACGCGCGTGACACTAACAATCTCATCTGCAGCTGTTTTGATTCATACAAAACAAGCAGATGAGATATTAATTGTTAAATCATGAGCCGCATCCCACAATCTTTTCTTGATGACTTATTAAATCGTATTGATATTGTCGATGTGATTGACGCGCGCGTCACACTCAAAAAAACCGGCAGTAATTATTCTGCTTGCTGCCCTTTCCATCATGAAAAATCACCTTCGTTTACGGTCAGCCCCACGAAACAGTTTTATCATTGTTTTGGTTGCGGCGCACACGGCACGGCCATTCGTTTTATTATGGAATATGAGCGCATTGAATTTCCAGAAGCAGTTGAACAACTTGCTGCCTCAATTGGTTTAGATGTTCCGCGCGAAGGCGGCGAACATGTTTCACGCGACGCCAATGCATTACTGTATGAAACATTAAATGCGGCCAAAGTTGCCTATAAACAATATTTGAAACAAACGCCTACAGCCATTGAATATTTAAAAAATCGCGGCGTTAACGGCGAAACCGCCGCATTGTTTGAAATAGGTTATACACCCGAAGCTTGGGATACTTTATTCAAAACCGCCAATAATCAAACCGAAGCAATTCAAGCTTTATTACAAAGCGGCATGTTGATTGAAAAAGAAAATAGTAAAAATGCATTTTATGATCGTTTTCGACAACGCATCATGTTTCCTATTCGCGATCGACGCGGTCGCACCATTGGTTTTGGCGGACGTTTGTTAGTAAACGCAGAGAATCAACCAAAATATTTAAACTCGCCCGAGACGCCTATTTTTCACAAAGGCCAAGAATTATTTGGTTTATACGAAGCCCGCAGCGCCAACAATAAATTAGAACAATTATTAGTCGTTGAAGGTTATATGGATGTCGTCATGCTGCATCAGCATGGCATTAATTATAGCGTCGCGACTTTAGGCACCGCCACTACTAGCGAGCATTTACATTTATTATTCCGTTATACCGATACGGTGGTATTTTGTTTTGATGGCGATAATGCAGGAAGACGCGCCGCGTGGCGTGCATTGGAAACATCATTACCTTTAATCAACGGTAGCAAACAAGTACGTTTTTTATTTTTGCCCGATGGCGAAGATCCAGACTCCTTAGTTCAAAAAGAAACTAACAGTGTATTTGCGCAGCGTGTTTTTAATGCGCAAAGTTTGCCGGATTATTTGTTTGCGCATTTAACCGAAGAGTTACCGCTGAATGACGCGGCTAATCGCGCGCGATTAGTGGAAAAAGCGAAGCCTTTATTGCAACGCATTCAAGATGGCGTTTTAAAAGCCTTAATCGTTCAACAGCTTGCAGAAAAAGTCCAACTACCGATTAATACCTTACTCAATAGTTTAGGCAACAGCTTGATCGCGCCCACGAAACCCGAACGTGCTGCACGTCCCACTGAAGCTTTGATCTCAACTATTAGTTCGCCTATAAAACCTCAACAACCCGTATTAGTACAACATCAATTACAAATGAATGATGTGCGCACCGCGATTGCGGTATTACTCGCACAACCCACAGTTGCCTTGCAATGCAGCGAAAGTAGTTTGGAAGCCATTCAACAAGTTCAGCAAGCAGGTGTGGAATTACTGGTCGAGCTAATTGATTGTGTGCGCGAAGAACCTTCCTTAAGTTCGCCTGCCTTGCTCAATCGTTATGAAGATCATGAACACGCAAATGCTTTATATCAATTAGCACTACAGCCGTTAGCCGTGCACGATGCTGAAACAGAATTACCCGGAATTTTTATGGATGCTATTAACAATCTGGTTAAAAAAGCGCATAAACAACGCATCACCGAACTATCTCAACGTTACGATCAACTGAGCGATGAAGAAAAAGTCGAATTACAGCGTTTGTCTTAACTTATACAATCCCGCTGCGCTTATGGCGCTGGTTTTATCATTAAAAGTTCATCACCATTCATAGCCAATATGAGTAGAAATACTCCCCTTCCCCAACCGTCTTCAGTAGAATGGCGACCTTTCTTGGCCCGGTCTTCCGGCAACCCCGGTTTTTTATAGGTACGGCGTGTTATGGCAAAAAACTACATTTTTACTTCCGAATCGGTCTCTGAAGGCCATCCCGACAAAATGTGCGATCAGATTTCAGACGCCGTGTTGGATGCCATCCTCGCGCAAGACCCCTACGCCCGCGTGGCCTGCGAAACCTTGGCCAAAACCGGCATGGTAGTGCTGGCCGGTGAGATCACCACTACCGCCAACATCGACTACGAGAAAATCGTCCGCGAGACGGTTTTAAGCATTGGTTACAACCATTCTGATATGGGTTTTGATGGTGCCACCTGCGCGGTAATTAACGCCTTAGGCAAACAATCCCCCGATATCGCGCAAGGCGTCGATCGTCAAAAACCAGAAGACCAAGGTGCCGGCGATCAAGGTTTGATGTTCGGTTTTGCGACCAATGAAACCAGTGTATTGATGCCCGCTCCGATCACCTATTCGCATTTGTTAGTGCGCAAACAAGCCGAATTACGCAAATCCGGTAAATTGCCATGGTTACGTCCGGATGCCAAAAGCCAAGTCACTTTCCGTTATGAAAATGGTAAGCCTGTCACCGTTGAAGCGATTGTATTGTCCACCCAGCATTCCCCCGATATCAGCCAATCGGAATTGCGCGATGCGGTTATGGAAGAAATCATCAAACCCGTATTTCCTGGCGAATGGTTAAATGCCAAAACTCAATATCATATTAATCCTACCGGCCAATTTATTATTGGCGGCCCGGTGGGTGATTGCGGCTTAACCGGCCGCAAAATTATTGTGGATACTTACGGCGGCATGGCGCGCCACGGCGGCGGCGCTTTTTCCGGTAAAGACCCTTCAAAAGTGGATCGCTCCGCGGCCTATGCGGGTCGTTATGTGGCAAAGAATATTGTTGCTGCCGGTTTAGCCGAACAATGCGAAATCCAAATTAGCTATGCCATCGGGGTCGCGCAACCAACGTCTATCAGCGTTGATACTTTCGGCACAGGTAAAATCGATGACGCTAAAATTGTTGGGCTAGTGCGCGATCATTTTGATTTACGTCCTTACGGCATTCAACGCATGCTCGATTTACTACATCCGATCTATCAACCCACCGCGTCTTATGGCCACTTTGGTCGCGAAGACATTGCCTTGCCTTGGGAGCGTACTGATAAAGCCGCCATCCTAAGCAAAGCTGCAGGAGTATAAAGATGCAAAACAATACCGCTGAAAAACTAAATCCCGATTACGCCATTGCTGATATCAAATTAGCTGATTGGGGTCGTAAAGAAATTGCTATCGCCGAAACTGAAATGCCGGGGCTTATGTCCACGCGCGAAGAATATCGTAAAGCACAACCTTTAAAAGGTGCGCGCATTGCCGGTTCATTGCATATGACGATTCAAACTGCAGTGTTAATTGAAACACTGGTGGAACTCGGTGCAGAAGTGCGTTGGGCATCGTGCAATATTTATTCTACTCAAGATCACGCAGCAGCAGCCATTGCAGCGCGCGATGTACCCGTTTTTGCTTATAAAGGTGAATCACTGGAAGAATATTGGGAATACACACATCGCATCATGGAATGGCATGACGGCGGCACTCCCAACATGATTCTCGATGATGGCGGCGACGCCACCATGTTAGCGATTTTAGGCTCTAAAGCCGAAAAAGATATTAGCGTGTTAAATAATCCCGGCAGCGAAGAAGAAACTTTTTTATTCGCTTCGATCAAAAAACATTTAGCGCTCAAACCCAGCGGTTGGTACACCCAGTTAGCGAAAAACATTAAAGGCGTTACTGAAGAAACCACTACCGGTGTGCATCGTCTATATCAAATGCAAAAAGATAACACCTTGCCATTCCCCGCAATTAACGTGAATGACTCCGTCACCAAATCTAAATTTGATAATTTATACGGCTGCCGCGAATCTTTGGTTGACGGCATTAAGCGTGCAACCGATGTCATGATCGCCGGTAAAATCGCTATCGTTTGCGGTTACGGTGATGTAGGTAAAGGTTGTGCACAATCATTACGCGGTTTAGGCGCTGTTGTATGGGTCACCGAAATTGATCCGATCTGTGCATTACAAGCAGCAATGGAAGGTTATCGCGTAGTAACGATGGAAGATGCAGCGGCGGTTGGTGATATTTTTGTTACCGCAACTGGTAATTTCCACGTCATCACTCACGAACACTTAATCGCTATGAAAGACCAAGCGATTGTTTGCAATATTGGTCACTTCGATAATGAAATTGATATTGCCAGTCTTAAACAATATCAGTGGGACAATATCAAACCCCAAGTTGATCACGTCATTTTCCCCAACAAAAAACGCATTATCTTGTTAGCAGAAGGCCGCTTAGTGAATTTAGGTTGCGGTACAGGTCATCCGAGTTTTGTAATGTCGAATTCATTTACCAATCAAACGTTGGCGCAAATCGAATTATGGAATAACAACGGTCAATATAAAAACCAAGTGTATATCCTGCCAAAAATTCTTGATGAAAAAGTCGCCGCATTACATTTAGGTAAAATTGGCGCCAAACTAACTAAGCTGACACCAACACAAGCGAAATACATTAGCGTTTCAGCAGATGGTCCTTATAAGCCCGATCATTATCGTTATTAATTAGCTCCCGCCAAGGGCGATAACATTCTATAAAAAAAATATTATCGCCCGTTCAGGAAAAATAAAATATGGAATCACAACGCCTGCACGTACCGACTTTTAGTTTTGAATTTTTCCCACCCAAAACAGCCGAAGGTCGACAAAAACTCTTAAAAGTACATAGCGAATTAGCCGCATTAAAGCCGCGCTTTTTTTCCGTGACTTTTGGTGCAGGTGGTTCTACTCGCGATCGTACCCTAGAAACCATCGCTGACATTAAAAGCGCCGGCTCCGATGCCGCACCACACATCTCATGTGTCGCGTCTAGCAAAACCGAAATCGCTGAGTTATTAATTCATTATCAACAAACCGGCATTAAACATTTAGTCGCTTTGCGCGGCGACATGCCTTCCGGCGACCCTGCTCGTGGCGAATTTAATCATGCGAATGAATTAGTTGAATTCATTCGCAAAACCACCGGTAAGGATTTTTTTATTGAAATTGCAGCTTATCCAGAAACGCATCCACAAGCACATTCTACTGAAAAAGATTTGCAAAACTTTAAACGCAAAGCAGACGCCGGTGCCGATAGCGCCATCACTCAATATTTTTATAATCCAGATTCCTATTTTTATTTTGTGGAACGCTGCGAAAAAATGGGCATTAATTTACCCATCGTGCCGGGCATTATGCCGATTACTAACTACACGCGCCTGGCACGTTTTTCCGATGCCTGTGGCGCAGAGATTCCGCGTTGGATTCGCAAACAACTTGAAGCCTACGGCGATGACGAAGCCGCGATTCGCGACTTCGGCACCGAAGTAGTTACTAATTTATGTCACACCTTATTAGAAGCAGGTGCGCCGGGATTACATTTTTATACTATGAATCAAACCGAACCGACGTTAGCGTTGTGGAAAAATTTAGGCTTATAAAACATTAATTAACTCTCTAGTAAACTCCGCAACATCCACGCATTCTTTTCATGCAACTGAATGCGCTGAGTTAACAAATCTGCACTCGCTTCATCAAATGCTTTTTGCACCATCGGATAGGCTGCGCGCGCAGTACGAACCACCGCTTCTTGACCTTCTGCCAATAATTTAATCATATCAACGGCTTTAGGTACACCCGTGGTTTCTTGAATAGAACCTAACTTCAAATATTCTACATAAGTACCCGGCGCCAGAAAATCTAAAGCACGAATACGCTCTGCAACCAAATCAACGGCTAAAGCTAATTCGTTGTACTGAGTTTCAAACAATAAATGCAAGGTTTGAAACATAGTTCCCGTCACATTCCAATGGAAATTATGCGTTTTCAAGTACAAGATATAAGCGTCCGTCAATAGTTTAGAAAGCTCATGGCTGATGTTTTTACGATCTTGCTCACTAATACCAATATTGATGTCCATACTAAACTCGCTGTGTTTGTGTTACATATTTGGGCTTATCTATACGAATTTGGGTGATTAAAAATTCATACTATAAATAAAATTAATAGGATCCTGCGTGCCAAGCCTTCTGACAGGTTCTGAAATGGTTTTTCAAGCTGTCGTAATATCTGGCCTATATCTCCCTTCTCCGCATTGACTGTATTACAATGCACAATATGAATAATCAACAACTGATCGAACGCGATCTTGCCGTCCTCTGGCATCCTTGCACCCAAATGAAAGATCATGAATGGCTGCCTTTAGTGCCGATTCAATCTGCACAAGGTGTGTGGTTGCATGATTTTGATGGCAATCGTTATTTAGATGCGGTGAGTTCTTGGTGGGTAAATTTATTTGGGCATAATAACCCTCGTATTAATGCCTCGATTCAACAACAGTTACACACGCTAGAACATGTCATGCTCGCGGGTTTCAGTCATGAGCCTGCCATTAAACTCGCCGAACGTTTAATCGCGCTCGCACCTCCCGGTTTGCATCGCGTATTTTATGCAGACAACGGTTCTGCAGCCGTTGAAGTCGCGTTAAAAATGAGTTTTCACTATTGGAAAAATAGTGGCCAAACCCAACGCACTAAATTTATTACGTTAGCAAATAGTTATCACGGCGAAACCTTAGGTGCATTAGCCGTGGGTGATGTAGCTTTATATAAAGATACCTACGCACCTTTATTGATGGAAGTGATTACTGCGCCGTCACCGGATTGTTTTTATTGTGAGGCAGGCGAAAGCTGGGAAGCTTACAGCTTAAAACAATTCACCAAGATGGAAGCGTTATTAGCCGAGCATCATCAACACACTTGCGCGGTGATTGTAGAACCCTTAGTACAATGCGCGGGTAGTATGCGCATGTATCATCCTATTTATTTAACTAAATTGCGCGAGGCTTGCGATCGTTATCACGTGCATTTAATCGCGGATGAAATTGCCGTGGGCTTTGGCCGTACAGGTACTTTATTTGCCTGTGAGCAAGCTAACATCACGCCTGATTTTATGTGTTTATCTAAAGGTTTAACTGGCGGTTATTTGCCATTATCAGCCGTGTTAACTCGTGAATCTATTTACGCCGCTTTTTACGATGATTACGCGGCCCAAAAAGCATTTTTGCATTCGCATAGTTACACCGGCAATGCACTTGCCTGTAGCGCAGCGCTCGCTACTTTGGATATTTTTTCAACTGATGATGTGTTATTGAGCAATCAAAATAAATCTCGTTTATTGCATGCTGCGGTGGCTGATTTAGTCGACCATTCGCAGGTAGCTGAAATACGTCAACACGGCATGATATTGGCGATTGAATTGATTAAAGATAAAGCTAACCGCACACCTTTCCCTGCCGCAGAACGCCGTGGTTTAAAAGTTTATCAACACGCGTTAAAGAACGAGGTTTTATTGCGACCATTAGGGAATGTCATTTATTTTATGCCGCCTTACATTATTAGCGAAGCAGAAATAAGACAATTAGGCAGCGTCGCTAAAAACAGCATCGCTTTTGCTCTTAAAGACTAAGTAGGGATTAATTTCATAACATGCGCAACACTCGTGTTTATTTACCAACGCCATTACACGCTGGTGAAACAGTTAATCTAGATGAACGCGCGCGCCATCATCTGGTAACGGTGTTGCGTTTTGAATCTGGAATGAGTTGCAACATCTTCGATGGCCAGGGTAATGAATACAGTGCGACTTTAGAAGTAAAAGGCAAACATGCACACGCATTATTGCAAAGTAAGATTATTTCTCCGCGCGAATCACCGCTAGCCTTGCATCTCGGTCAAGGCATTTGCCGCAATGATCGTATGGACTGGGTGACTCAAAAAGCAGTCGAACTAGGCGTGCAACGTATCACGCCCATCATTACTGAGCGCACTCAAACACGCATGGATGTTAAGCGCGAAACCAAACGAATGGAACATTGGCAAGCGATTATAATTGCTGCGTGTGAACAATCAGGTCGTTGTTATTTGCCTACATTGCACGCACCATTAAATGTGCCCGAATGGCTAGATGCGTGCACGAATTTAGATGCGTGTTTATTACTTGATCCACAAGGCGCGCAGACTGTGCAATCATTGCCGACCAACATAACATCGGCGGCATTATTTATTGGGCCAGAAGGTGGCTTAAGCGATAAAGAACGTGAGGCGGCGTATCAACAAAATTGGCAAGGTTTACGTTTAGGGCCGCGTATTTTGCGCACAGAAACGGCTGCGTTAACCGGCATTAGCATTTTGCAAGCACGCTGGGGAGATTTTATTTAAAAGTGTTTATTGCCAATAACGATGTGTATAGGTCATCAATGCTTCGAAGTTAGGGATCGCAGCAATAATATCGCCATTGATTTGAATATTCATGTTCACTAAACCATGACTGCTGTGTTCGCCATAGTCCACTACTTTTAACTGCGCTTCACCTAATACTAAAGGCGTAGGATCTTTTTGCGCCGTTAATGCAATATAGGGTAACAATTCCTCGTCATCTTCTGACAACGCATGCAAGACGATGGCTTTAGTTTGCATATTAAATTTAGGAATAGTATCGCCAACTGCCGCTTCAAACGATAACAAGGGTACAGTCCATCCTCGCCACTGCACTTTACCAATCAAACCACCTTGCGCATCCACGACGATATCCAATTCGCGGCCGTTAATAATATCTACCACCACGCTTGCAGGTAACAACAATTGTTGTTCATACATGCTTAGTAACATACATTGTATGGTGTCGCTCATGCATCACTCCTAGACAGATTCGCGACCTAATAAAGCATCAATTTCTTGCATTAATTCCACTTCTTGGAAAGGTTTGCCTAAATAACGCTCAACGCCAATTTTGCGTGCACGTTCTCGATGTTTTTCGCCGGTGCGAGAAGTAATCATAATAATGGGAATGTGTTGCAAACGCGGATCACCGCGCACATGCGAAGCCAATTCGAAACCATCCATACGTGGCATTTCAATATCCATCAAGAACAAATCAGGTATATGATCACGTAATTGTTCAATTGCGTCTAAACCATCTTTAGCCGTTAGAATTTCTAAATTATGCCGCGCCAAAATACGCGCGGTTACTTTACGAATGGTGATTGAATCATCCACTATCATGACTACGTGTTTGCTACGAGTTGCGTGCGTAATGGTTTGTTCAACTTGTTGTTCTTCCGCTTCTGCTTCAAATTGCGTTAGCGCTGTATCGCGCTCTGAACGCATTAATGCGCCAGGTTCTAAAATTAACGCAACACGACCATCAGCTAAGATCGTGGCACCCGATATGCCGGGCAAAGAAGAAATTTGTGAACCCACGGGTTTTACGACGATTTCGCGACGACCCAACATATTATCAACATAAGCTGCTAGGCGGCGTTCGCCCGCGCGGATAAGCAATAATGAAAACTGAGTTTCGGTATTTAAATTAGCGGGTTTAGGTACTGCTAAAACCGAACCCAAATAGAACATGTGATAAGCATCACCGGCATATTGATACTCTGTTACTTCCCCACTGAGATTTTTTTCAACATCTTGATTTGATATACGCGCGACACCTTCGATGACCGCTAAGGAAATAGCGTAAACATCTTCGCCGACTTGAATTAATAGTGCCTGATTAATCGCTAAGGTTAATGGCAAACGAATACTAAAAACAGTACCTTTGCCTTTCTTCGAATTAATGATTAATGAACCGCCTAACTCTTTAATTTCAGTATCCACTACGTCCATGCCGACACCACGACCGGCAAGTTGGCTCACGCTATCCGCGGTACTAAAACCTTCGTGCAAAATAAACTGCATGACTTCTTGATCACTGCGAGGATCATTGGCGGCCATCAAACCTTTTTCAATGGCTTTGCGTCGAATAATGGCAGGATCAATGCCGCGGCCATCATCAGCGACATTCATAACAATATAAGAGCCGTCGCGTTCAATGGAGACTTGAATAATACCCGTTTCATTTTTATCAGCAGCACGACGTTCTTCGGGTGTTTCAATGCCGTGAAACACCGCGTTGCGCAGCATATGCTCTAACGGTGCCAACATCCGATCTTGCACGCTACGATCAATTTCTTGCTCCGCGCCTAAGACTCTTAATTCGACTTTCTTTTTTAATTGTTGTGCCGTTTGACGCACCAAACGACGCAATCGATTGGTTAAGCCTTCGAAACGCACCATGCGAGTTTGCAGTAATTCTTCTTGCAACTCGGTGCTAACACGCGATTGCTGCAACACCATTACTTCTGAATCACGTACCAAATCACCTAAGGCATCACGAATATTTTCAATATCATTGGCGCTTTCAGCTAAAGAACGCGATAGCTGTTGCATATTAGAATAACGATCCATTTCTAAGGGATCAAAATCTTCATTTGGATTATCCATTTCTCGTTCAACACGCGAAGCAATTTGCGCTTCGGTTTGCATATCCATATCACGTAACTGCAAGCGCAAACGACGTACTGTTTGTTCTAATTCACCTAAGTTGAAAGTAATATCGGTAAATTGTTTACCTAATCGAGATTGATAAATATTTACTTCGCCAGCAAAATTTACCATCGCATCTAAACGATCAGCACGTACGCGAATCAAATCTTGTTGGATTTGTGTAGCCGCACTCGGTAAATCTTTATCGCCGACATCAGTGACATCGGGCATGTCAAAACCAATCGCTTGCTTCGCATCCATTTCGCGACGCACTGCTAACATTTGCGCTTCAGCCGATGATACGTCTGCTGCAAAAATCACATTCGACCCCGTTTTTTCGGGCTCTTCGGGCACTTGTACGGCCTGATGGACAGCGGTGGTTTCTGGCAGATTGCCGTGCCGCGCAGCTTCCAATAACGCAGCATATTCAGGCGTTAGATAGGGCATTTGTCCTTGTCGCACTTGTTCTAACATGCTGGACAATCGATCCACTGCTTCTTGTAATACTCGTTGCAAAGCCGGTGTCATCTTTAGTTTTTTGTTGCCGATAGGAATAAATAAAGATTCCATGGCATGCGCTAAATCGCCGATGCCCGACAAACTCGCCATATGCGCACTGCCTTTTAAGGTATGCAACTGACGCAAGATTTCTGAAAAACTTTCTGTGCTATAACCTGACTCTAACCAGGTCTGCAATGCATGATCGGTGGATTCCACCATATCAGGCGCTTCTTCCATAAATATATCGAGCAACTCAGAATCTATTTCTTCGGTAATCATCGAACCGGTTTTTTGTTGTTGCGTTTCTCGAAACGATTCAACCCGCGGCTGGCTTTGCGCCAAACATTCCTGCAAGCGTATTGTTAAATTTTGCTCGTCAATTAATTCTGCGGTGTGTTCGTGCAAGTATTCCAAACTAGCGTCAACATAACGCACTAATTCATCTAATAAACTTAATTCTAATGCGGCCCATTGCTCACCTAGTTCGATGAGATTATTAGAATGCAACTCCATCGCTTTGGCCATTTCAGCCATGCCTTTACATTTCGCAGTTTTAGCGCTGCCGTGCATAGTATGTAAAGCACGAATTAAAACTTCTTTGTCTTTTGCTGTTACGTTGGTGTGTCGAGCTGTTTGAGTAAAGCCGGTGATAACTTTATTGAGATGACGAACTTCATCGGTAAATATTTCTAATAGTACAGAGTCAATCTGTACTGCGGGGCCGACGTTTGTCGGGAGCTTTTTTGCAGTATCAATCTCCTCTTCCAGAGACAACAACTCTATTTCATCGTTATCACTGCTGTCATTATCGGCTTCAGCAAAAAAATCTTCGTGGCCAAACTCATCTAAAGAAGGTTCTTCTAAATTAATTCCATCGAGCTCGGCTATTAAAGAATCACTAGCAGAAGGCGTTTCAATGTTAGCGAATTGATCTAGTTCATCTATATCAGCAAAATTATCTAATTCAATAGAATCCGTACTGCGTCGTGCGGCCATGGGCACACTAGTTGTTTCCAACATAATTTCTTCGCGCGCCATTTCTTCGCCGCCGAAATTATCGTCATCGCCGATATCATTACTGACATCACCATCAGCAACTTCTAATAAAATTTGTTCGGATTCAGCCGGTTCTTCCGCAAGCGTGGATTCATCCATGCGACGTAATGCACCTAACGACACTTGTTCTGCCTGCTGCATTAATTCAAAAACATTATCGGCGGGTTGTTCGTCGCCGCGCAGCTGCGCAATAAGTTGCGGCAGAACGGTAATTGCTTCTTCAATGACTGCAAATAATGCAGGCGAAGTATTAATAGTGCCTTCAATAAAACGATTCAACATCGTTTCCATCGCCCAAGCAAACTCACCAATGAGCGTTGCGCCCATCAATCGGCCACTGCCTTTTAAGGTATGGAAAGAACGACGAATAGTGGTAACCGCTTCACCGCTGCCATGATCTTGTTGCCACAGCGGGAAATATTCATTTAAGCGATTTAATTCTTCTAATGCTTCTTCAATAAAAATTTCTAGAATTTCTTCATCGGCATCTTGGCCAATAATTTGCAGATGCGCGTATTTCTCTGTCAGTTCCGCATGGCTAAGGAGGCGTTTTTTAGAAACTGGAACCGTCGCAGCGGGAGCTGATGCAATTACTCTCGATGAGAAATTCATTTCATCATCAACAACCGCTGCATCGATATCAAGTGAATGTATGTCTGAACTTAAGTCAGCCGCTAAGGCGGATAACTCGCCCGTTATATCTTCTAAAGTAGGGCCATTACCTTCGCCGTCAACCGCCTCAAACTCAGAGGTTAAATCATCTAAACTGATGCCATCGTCTTCAAAAATATTGTCGTCATTTTCATATTCTGAAACATCGCCCTGCACATTACCTGAACGCAAGCGTGACAATGCATCTTCTGCCGCTGCCACGTATAAATCCATTTCCATACGATTTTCAGCGGCCGCCTCAAGAAAACATTCTATGTTGGTGACAACATCCGCTAGGCGATCTTGTTCCCGCTCCGATAATGGGCGCGGTTTAGCAATTAAGGTTTGTACAAAATAATCGTGCATGCCTGCAATCACGCCCACCACAGCGTCTAAAGGCGAAACGAACATTGCGCCGGCTAACTCTTTTAATGCTGGTGGAATTTCTTTTAAATGCTCGACTTCGTTATCTTGGACATAACGTAAAAATGCATCTTTTAATCGCGAAATGTTTTTATAAGCTTCATTTACAACCGCACCAATAACACGTTGATTATCGGAAGTGGTTTTATTATCGGCTTCACTAACACGCGCATTAACATTGGCTGGTTCTGGCTGACGATGATGAACATAGGCTTCAAGTTCATTTTCGACAATCAACAAAACGCCGGCGGCTTGCATCAATGCATTTTCTGATGGTGCAGTATCTAGTTTAATAGCGGCGTCTAATTTATTACGGCCATCTAATACGCTTTCGCGTGCTCCGCCCATTCCCAACATGCCTAAGGTATCAGCAATCTTGGTATATAAAGGTAAGACTTCCCGAATACGATTAATATCT
Protein-coding regions in this window:
- a CDS encoding Hpt domain-containing protein; this translates as MQLGNTVQFNSLKWVKEELQQIIVEIQRMLEAFIEAPDDRGRLDEIINLLRQVRGTLSLVEIYGASLLCEEMEEVVRGLRDDTVPNRENAEEVLLAAVFKLPSYLDSLAAGNKDVPMVLLPLLNDLRACRNAALLSENVLFFPDTSVATGTYDGAASAAQKSSGEDIQALAKQLRHHYQLGLLGWFKGQDSEAGLKRMRQVISRLRRAANDDASRRLWWVSLAITEALAKKGVDASVALKSLMGKVDRQIKNLSEQPEKTFVKTLPEQLTKNILYYVARAKPVSDTIVQVQKDFNLDRYLASDEDRARAEQQMTGPTQELLEKVAEAVHEDVNQAKDLLEIFAETANKDINRIREVLPLYTKIADTLGMLGMGGARESVLDGRNKLDAAIKLDTAPSENALMQAAGVLLIVENELEAYVHHRQPEPANVNARVSEADNKTTSDNQRVIGAVVNEAYKNISRLKDAFLRYVQDNEVEHLKEIPPALKELAGAMFVSPLDAVVGVIAGMHDYFVQTLIAKPRPLSEREQDRLADVVTNIECFLEAAAENRMEMDLYVAAAEDALSRLRSGNVQGDVSEYENDDNIFEDDGISLDDLTSEFEAVDGEGNGPTLEDITGELSALAADLSSDIHSLDIDAAVVDDEMNFSSRVIASAPAATVPVSKKRLLSHAELTEKYAHLQIIGQDADEEILEIFIEEALEELNRLNEYFPLWQQDHGSGEAVTTIRRSFHTLKGSGRLMGATLIGEFAWAMETMLNRFIEGTINTSPALFAVIEEAITVLPQLIAQLRGDEQPADNVFELMQQAEQVSLGALRRMDESTLAEEPAESEQILLEVADGDVSNDIGDDDNFGGEEMAREEIMLETTSVPMAARRSTDSIELDNFADIDELDQFANIETPSASDSLIAELDGINLEEPSLDEFGHEDFFAEADNDSSDNDEIELLSLEEEIDTAKKLPTNVGPAVQIDSVLLEIFTDEVRHLNKVITGFTQTARHTNVTAKDKEVLIRALHTMHGSAKTAKCKGMAEMAKAMELHSNNLIELGEQWAALELSLLDELVRYVDASLEYLHEHTAELIDEQNLTIRLQECLAQSQPRVESFRETQQQKTGSMITEEIDSELLDIFMEEAPDMVESTDHALQTWLESGYSTESFSEILRQLHTLKGSAHMASLSGIGDLAHAMESLFIPIGNKKLKMTPALQRVLQEAVDRLSSMLEQVRQGQMPYLTPEYAALLEAARHGNLPETTAVHQAVQVPEEPEKTGSNVIFAADVSSAEAQMLAVRREMDAKQAIGFDMPDVTDVGDKDLPSAATQIQQDLIRVRADRLDAMVNFAGEVNIYQSRLGKQFTDITFNLGELEQTVRRLRLQLRDMDMQTEAQIASRVEREMDNPNEDFDPLEMDRYSNMQQLSRSLAESANDIENIRDALGDLVRDSEVMVLQQSRVSTELQEELLQTRMVRFEGLTNRLRRLVRQTAQQLKKKVELRVLGAEQEIDRSVQDRMLAPLEHMLRNAVFHGIETPEERRAADKNETGIIQVSIERDGSYIVMNVADDGRGIDPAIIRRKAIEKGLMAANDPRSDQEVMQFILHEGFSTADSVSQLAGRGVGMDVVDTEIKELGGSLIINSKKGKGTVFSIRLPLTLAINQALLIQVGEDVYAISLAVIEGVARISNQDVEKNLSGEVTEYQYAGDAYHMFYLGSVLAVPKPANLNTETQFSLLLIRAGERRLAAYVDNMLGRREIVVKPVGSQISSLPGISGATILADGRVALILEPGALMRSERDTALTQFEAEAEEQQVEQTITHATRSKHVVMIVDDSITIRKVTARILARHNLEILTAKDGLDAIEQLRDHIPDLFLMDIEMPRMDGFELASHVRGDPRLQHIPIIMITSRTGEKHRERARKIGVERYLGKPFQEVELMQEIDALLGRESV